Proteins found in one Triticum urartu cultivar G1812 chromosome 4, Tu2.1, whole genome shotgun sequence genomic segment:
- the LOC125551999 gene encoding transmembrane protein 209 codes for MEFRQGGSPGGGGGDGKPREKFSVYQNTSLTRALASRSVRPSLSVLLLLALSPIASASSLMALSSREGQLFKVAGAAGLSMTAVVFAVRLVEAALGLVALLTLPAFFRALVLYNGGKALAKEDKVVLSKRQLGLLGLKTTGSEGSPMGEQTKKPPKAKPSTPSEPIVPIRRSSFSYTPSRVQPRIGSSHLSPGSERLTTLQMSPSTPLQKPVSSPSTPWSRKSSGSAKGIQTEAMLDQFLATLDENIDNVTDSANKTATPPATITSFGIASPVSVTTSTTPSGATRSTPLRPVRMSPGSHQKYSTPPKKGEGELPPPMSLEQTVDAFENLGVYPEIEQWRNNLRQWFSSVLMSPLVEKIKSSHIQVKQTTTSIGASVNVSQVGSDLPSTTPPVSLSPLGGTKDWQPTVTVDEDGILNQMRAALLQSRNAPVAQTFGSPQQPQSNPLLPAIQACIDAITEHQRLNALMKGELIKGLLPQSSVRADYTVHRVQELAEGTCLKNYDYMGYRDGYGKSEKKWTSELPTDSHLLLYLFAAFLEHPKWMLHVDPTSYSGAQSSKNPLFLGILPPKERFPEKYVALISGVPAIIHPGALVLAVGKQSPPVFALYWDKKLQFSLQGRTALWDAILLLCHQIKVGYGGIVRGTHIGSSALNILSVLDSDMES; via the exons ATGGAGTTTCGGCAGGGTGGCTCgccgggaggcggcgggggcgacggcaAGCCGCGAGAGAAGTTCTCGGTATACCAGAACACGTCCCTCACCCGCGCGCTCGCCTCCCGCAGCGTCCGCCCCTCCctctccgtcctcctcctccttgcgcTTTCCCCCATCGCATCTGCCTCATCCCTCATGGCCCTCTCGTCCCG GGAGGGGCAGCTCTTCAAGGTCGCTGGTGCCGCGGGTCTATCCATGACTGCTGTCG TCTTTGCCGTCAGGTTGGTGGAGGCAGCCCTGGGTCTCGTCGCACTTTTGACACTGCCAGCGTTCTTCAGGGCACTGGTGCTGTACAATGGGGGGAAGGCATTGGCCAAGGAGGACAAGGTTGTGTTGTCCAAACGCCAGCTGGGGCTTCTTGGGTTAAAGACCACAGGCTCAGAAGGATCTCCTATGGGTGAGCAAACCAAGAAGCCTCCCAAGGCAAAGCCATCAACACCCTCAGAGCCAATTGTTCCTATCAGGAGATCTTCGTTCAGCTACACACCGTCACGGGTGCAACCAAGGATTGGCTCCAGCCATTTGAGCCCTGGTAGTGAGAGATTGACCACATTACAAATGTCACCTTCCACTCCACTACAGAAGCCTGTTTCTTCCCCTTCAACTCCATGGTCGAGGAAAAGCTCAGGCAGTGCCAAGGGCATACAAACTGAGGCGATGTTGGACCAGTTCTTGGCTACCTTGGATGAAAATATTGATAATGTCACGGATTCAGCCAATAAAACTGCAACGCCTCCAGCAACCATCACGAGCTTTGGCATTGCCAGCCCTGTCTCAGTCACCACATCAACCACACCTTCTGGTGCTACACGGAGCACACCTTTGAGGCCTGTGAGGATGTCTCCTGGCTCCCATCAGAAGTACAGCACGCCTCCGAAAAAGGGCGAGGGTGAGCTTCCACCGCCAATGTCCCTGGAGCAGACAGTGGATGCCTTTGAAAATCTGGGTGTTTATCCTGAGATCGAGCAGTGGCGAAACAATCTCAGGCAGTGGTTCTCTTCAGTCCTGATGAGCCCGCTTGTTGAAAAGATTAAATCAAGCCATATTCAG GTTAAGCAAACAACAACTAGTATTGGAGCTTCAGTTAATGTTAGCCAAGTTGGAAGCGATCTGCCAAGCACGACACCACCAGTTAGCTTATCTCCACTTGGTGGGACTAAAGATTGGCAGCCAACTGTCACTGTTGATGAGGATGGTATTCTTAATCAAATGCGGGCTGCACTTCTGCAATCTCGTAATGCTCCTGTTG CCCAAACCTTTGGTAGCCCACAACAGCCACAATCAAACCCCCTCCTTCCAGCTATTCAAGCATGTATCGATGCAATTACAGAGCACCAGAGGCTTAATGCTCTGATGAAGGGAGAGCTTATAAAAGGCTTGCTGCCACAGAGTAGCGTCCGTGCTGATTATACTGTTCACAGAGTTCAAG AACTTGCTGAAGGAACGTGCTTGAAGAATTATGATTACATGGGCTACAGAGATGGCTATGGTAAATCAGAGAAAAAATGGACCAGCGAGCTGCCAACTGACTCGCATCTTCTTCTCTACTTGTTTGCTGCTTTCCTTGAACATCCAAAGTGGATGCTTCATGTTGATCCAACCTCCTACTCTGGTGCCCAGTCTAGCAAAAATCCTTTATTTCTAGGAATCCTTCCACCGAAAGAGAGGTTTCCGGAGAAGTATGTTGCTTTGATATCTGGTGTTCCTGCAATTATTCACCCAGGAGCTCTTGTATTGGCTGTGGGCAAGCAGAGTCCTCCAGTTTTTGCCCTATACTGGGACAAGAAGCTGCAATTTTCTCTTCAG GGAAGAACAGCACTGTGGGACGCCATTTTGCTTCTATGCCACCAAATCAAAGTTGGTTACGGCGGTATTGTCAGGGGCACCCACATCGGGTCTTCTGCCTTGAACATCCTTTCCGTTCTTGATTCAGACATGGAGAGCTGA
- the LOC125552000 gene encoding formin-like protein 8 isoform X2 gives MDPHPTPFRAKRKSVAAPAKTPAPKPKSVANGTARGRMTTSATTSAVSAGAAPQPRPRRAFGTVRSSNSLAEKPAPPPPQKHSKLSPPPPQKPLKVSPPKLQKPAAKAARPSRPAEKPLKKACPAPPDLAAKAKKKSQRVSFQDDVAALAPSGSGEKVKASTEDSAGRTPMVPVKPLEKKPAKVVAAETPFFSAQNCSSCTLDQLESASYWLAQIHLAESVGKHNVSAAFFRLAFECQAQPFHRIRSELRNYVVRHESASTLTPLFHELLVAHAMAVNQLKFDTDGSEKVDTPATTNTVDQKLDATTLVHECSERDCGGDLVDVGEVSVIKQGEEEMDQPSFEQKLDESFAFDDCEAVIVDRLVEEHSEFEKIIGVKGPCDSEIVQSACRSSIDRLSLRGSPLARGASERRLSSESHLDKLSPSAAGSLSAKRLSSSGSPFNNSPFCRGSLQRLTSSCPSSKKSSAKGGLSAKRMSSGGRSDEEHNNGTAGAGDSSRVIQEGESGCHILVEPMKLKEHGEYDDDAIDETQ, from the exons atggatccccaccccacccccTTCCGAG CGAAGCGGAAGTCGGTCGCTGCGCCGGCAAAGACGCCAGCGCCGAAGCCCAAGTCCGTCGCCAACGGCACCGCGCGCGGGAGAATGACCACCTCCGCCACCACCAGCGCCGTCTCCGCGGGGGCCGCTCCCCAGCCACG GCCACGGCGCGCGTTCGGCACCGTCCGGAGCAGCAACTCCCTGGCCGAGaagccggccccgccgccgccgcagaaGCATTCAAAGCTGTCGCCCCCGCCTCCGCAAAAGCCTCTGAAGGTGTCGCCGCCGAAGCTGCAGAAGCCTGCGGCAAAG GCGGCCAGGCCTTCTCGTCCCGCAGAAAAGCCACTGAAGAAAGCTTGCCCAGCCCCCCCGGATCTGGCGGCCAAGGCCAAGAAAAAGAGCCAGAGGGTGAGCTTCCAGGATGACGTGGCAGCGCTGGCTCCCTCCGGAAGCGGGGAGAAGGTCAAAGCATCCACCGAAGACTCTGCTGGGCGCACGCCTATGGTGCCTGTCAAACCCCTGGAGAAGAAGCCGGCGAAGGTTGTGGCCGCAGAGACCCCGTTCTTCAGCGCTCAGAATTGCAGCAGCTGCACGCTTGATCAGCTCGAGTCCGCCTCCTACTGGCTGGCACAGATCCATCTGGCCGAGTCTGTTGGCAAGCACAATGTCTCTGCCGCATTCTTCCGCCTTGCATTTGAATGCCAAGCTCAG CCATTTCACAGGATCCGAAGTGAGCTCAGGAACTATGTGGTGCGCCATGAGAGTGCTAGCACTTTGACCCCTTTATTCCATGAGCTCCTGGTTGCCCATGCCATGGCAGTGAACCAACTGAAGTTTGACACTGATGGGTCTGAAAAGGTGGATACACCTGCAACTACAAATACAGTTGACCAAAAGCTCGATGCTACCACACTGGTGCATGAATGCTCTGAACGTGATTGTGGTGGTGATCTTGTTGATGTGGGGGAAGTCAGTGTTATCAAACAAGGAGAGGAAGAGATGGACCAACCGAGCTTTGAGCAGAAACTGGATGAAAGTTTTGCATTTGATGATTGTGAGGCTGTCATCGTGGACCGGCTAGTTGAAGAACATTCTGAATTCGAAAAGATTATCGGTGTCAAAGGTCCTTGTGACAGTGAAATAGTCCAGTCAGCATGTCGCTCTTCCATCGACAGGCTGAGCTTGAGAGGATCCCCTCTAGCAAGGGGAGCATCTGAAAGACGCCTCTCGTCAGAGAGCCATTTAGATAAATTGTCTCCGTCTGCTGCAGGGAGCTTGTCTGCAAAGCGCTTATCATCATCTGGTAGCCCTTTCAACAACTCTCCGTTCTGCAGGGGCTCGTTACAGAGGCTCACATCCAGTTGCCCTTCTTCTAAGAAGTCCTCCGCTAAAGGCGGCCTGTCTGCAAAGCGGATGTCATCTGGTGGCCGCTCTGATGAGGAGCATAATAATGGTACTGCTGGAGCTGGTGATTCTAGCAGAGTGATTCAAGAAGGGGAATCTGGTTGCCACATTTTAG TTGAACCGATGAAATTGAAAGAGCATGGGGAGTATGATGATGATGCCATTGATGAG ACCCAGTAG
- the LOC125552000 gene encoding formin-like protein 5 isoform X1: MDPHPTPFRAKRKSVAAPAKTPAPKPKSVANGTARGRMTTSATTSAVSAGAAPQPRPRRAFGTVRSSNSLAEKPAPPPPQKHSKLSPPPPQKPLKVSPPKLQKPAAKVSPPPPQKPAKVSPPPQQKLSRLTPPVPAKAARPSRPAEKPLKKACPAPPDLAAKAKKKSQRVSFQDDVAALAPSGSGEKVKASTEDSAGRTPMVPVKPLEKKPAKVVAAETPFFSAQNCSSCTLDQLESASYWLAQIHLAESVGKHNVSAAFFRLAFECQAQPFHRIRSELRNYVVRHESASTLTPLFHELLVAHAMAVNQLKFDTDGSEKVDTPATTNTVDQKLDATTLVHECSERDCGGDLVDVGEVSVIKQGEEEMDQPSFEQKLDESFAFDDCEAVIVDRLVEEHSEFEKIIGVKGPCDSEIVQSACRSSIDRLSLRGSPLARGASERRLSSESHLDKLSPSAAGSLSAKRLSSSGSPFNNSPFCRGSLQRLTSSCPSSKKSSAKGGLSAKRMSSGGRSDEEHNNGTAGAGDSSRVIQEGESGCHILVEPMKLKEHGEYDDDAIDETQ, encoded by the exons atggatccccaccccacccccTTCCGAG CGAAGCGGAAGTCGGTCGCTGCGCCGGCAAAGACGCCAGCGCCGAAGCCCAAGTCCGTCGCCAACGGCACCGCGCGCGGGAGAATGACCACCTCCGCCACCACCAGCGCCGTCTCCGCGGGGGCCGCTCCCCAGCCACG GCCACGGCGCGCGTTCGGCACCGTCCGGAGCAGCAACTCCCTGGCCGAGaagccggccccgccgccgccgcagaaGCATTCAAAGCTGTCGCCCCCGCCTCCGCAAAAGCCTCTGAAGGTGTCGCCGCCGAAGCTGCAGAAGCCTGCGGCAAAGGTATCGCCTCCGCCTCCGCAGAAGCCTGCTAAGGTTTCGCCGCCACCTCAGCAAAAGCTTTCGAGGCTGACCCCGCCGGTTCCGGCCAAGGCGGCCAGGCCTTCTCGTCCCGCAGAAAAGCCACTGAAGAAAGCTTGCCCAGCCCCCCCGGATCTGGCGGCCAAGGCCAAGAAAAAGAGCCAGAGGGTGAGCTTCCAGGATGACGTGGCAGCGCTGGCTCCCTCCGGAAGCGGGGAGAAGGTCAAAGCATCCACCGAAGACTCTGCTGGGCGCACGCCTATGGTGCCTGTCAAACCCCTGGAGAAGAAGCCGGCGAAGGTTGTGGCCGCAGAGACCCCGTTCTTCAGCGCTCAGAATTGCAGCAGCTGCACGCTTGATCAGCTCGAGTCCGCCTCCTACTGGCTGGCACAGATCCATCTGGCCGAGTCTGTTGGCAAGCACAATGTCTCTGCCGCATTCTTCCGCCTTGCATTTGAATGCCAAGCTCAG CCATTTCACAGGATCCGAAGTGAGCTCAGGAACTATGTGGTGCGCCATGAGAGTGCTAGCACTTTGACCCCTTTATTCCATGAGCTCCTGGTTGCCCATGCCATGGCAGTGAACCAACTGAAGTTTGACACTGATGGGTCTGAAAAGGTGGATACACCTGCAACTACAAATACAGTTGACCAAAAGCTCGATGCTACCACACTGGTGCATGAATGCTCTGAACGTGATTGTGGTGGTGATCTTGTTGATGTGGGGGAAGTCAGTGTTATCAAACAAGGAGAGGAAGAGATGGACCAACCGAGCTTTGAGCAGAAACTGGATGAAAGTTTTGCATTTGATGATTGTGAGGCTGTCATCGTGGACCGGCTAGTTGAAGAACATTCTGAATTCGAAAAGATTATCGGTGTCAAAGGTCCTTGTGACAGTGAAATAGTCCAGTCAGCATGTCGCTCTTCCATCGACAGGCTGAGCTTGAGAGGATCCCCTCTAGCAAGGGGAGCATCTGAAAGACGCCTCTCGTCAGAGAGCCATTTAGATAAATTGTCTCCGTCTGCTGCAGGGAGCTTGTCTGCAAAGCGCTTATCATCATCTGGTAGCCCTTTCAACAACTCTCCGTTCTGCAGGGGCTCGTTACAGAGGCTCACATCCAGTTGCCCTTCTTCTAAGAAGTCCTCCGCTAAAGGCGGCCTGTCTGCAAAGCGGATGTCATCTGGTGGCCGCTCTGATGAGGAGCATAATAATGGTACTGCTGGAGCTGGTGATTCTAGCAGAGTGATTCAAGAAGGGGAATCTGGTTGCCACATTTTAG TTGAACCGATGAAATTGAAAGAGCATGGGGAGTATGATGATGATGCCATTGATGAG ACCCAGTAG